TTTTAAATCCTTTTATTAAAAAAATCTGAATTTAATGTAGCTTAGTTAAATTAACACCTTATTATGTTATGTCAACCACTATTGATAATGATTATCATTCATATTATATTTTCATCTTCTTGTCTTAGGAACATATTTTTTCTTTAAGAAAAGGATGGCTTATGAAAATTGTTAACTTGTTATTACTAATAATGGTTTTATGCGGCTGCTCATTTAACAATCACACTTCGACGCTGCCTTTTAAGGACATAATTCATGTAAAAAAACCTGCTTATCCTAATCAAGCTTTCAAAGAGAAAATTCAGGGGTATGTACTAGTTGAATTTAATGTTAATGAGAATGGTGAAACTTTTAACATTCGACTCCATTCCACACCCGATATAATATTTGAAGGAGCCGCACGCCAGGCCGTTTCGGAATGGAGATATAAAAAAGGATCGCCCAGAAAAGATATCCAGCTCAAATTGATCTTTTTGATTAACGATCCAGGCTTATCAAAGATAATGCCGACACCCCACGCTCCTGTTTGAACAGTTATCTTTTTGTGGTCATTACCTCTTATACGCCAAAGACAGGACCTGATAGTAAAGGGTGTTGGCCCGCCCTTACCTGAAATGATTGATGATTTTTCTAACTTTGCGACACAGGCATCATTCTTTACTTAGTAGGCTCACATAAAAGCCATGATGTAAATCTGACAAGCGACCAGAATAGCAGGATTAGCACAGTGCTTTTATGATGGTAATAAGAAATAAAGCTACAGAGTTTGAGTGTGAACAATTAGCGCTTTGCGATTTTCCGATGCTGATTCAGGTTGAATAAACCATTTTTCTCGACAACGTAAATTTATTTAAATATTATGTCTACCGGCACCTCTGGCATTCCTTTAATTTTGAAACTGACTTTATACGTTTGTAATAAGTTCGTTACAAAGAAACTCAATATTAATTTATTTCTCTGTTTGAATATATGCAGATTGTGACAACACTGATTAAATAACAATATATACGATAATTATTTAACCTTTACCCTGTAAGTAAGGAAAGAATTTCACCACTACTACAAAACACATATTAAATGTGAATTCCCTGCTTAGATATCTGATTTATATCGCGCTAGAAGTATGACTGTTTTGTTATTTTTTTAAATGGAAAAAGGAAATTTACCATGAAAAG
This genomic window from Erwinia sp. E_sp_B01_1 contains:
- a CDS encoding TonB family protein, producing MKIVNLLLLIMVLCGCSFNNHTSTLPFKDIIHVKKPAYPNQAFKEKIQGYVLVEFNVNENGETFNIRLHSTPDIIFEGAARQAVSEWRYKKGSPRKDIQLKLIFLINDPGLSKIMPTPHAPV